A genomic stretch from Tribolium castaneum strain GA2 chromosome 6, icTriCast1.1, whole genome shotgun sequence includes:
- the LOC107398462 gene encoding aldehyde dehydrogenase, dimeric NADP-preferring-like produces the protein MTRVESELILPAKQPLNGFYNPVVVDIDEDTKQNEKPLQEVLNTARTAFSCGKSKPINFRKKQLKALEKFLIECEDEICEAVHKDLGKHRQEASMGEIDLVKRDLRHTLFELSDWAKPVAPDRSILNLLDGVYIYHDPYGVVLIMSAWNYPFMLLLGPLIGAIAGGNCVILKPSELAVESAKLIAKFLPRYLDKDCYQVVLGGIEDTTELLKHKFDYIFFTGSSSVGKIIHQAAARHLTPTTLELGGKSPIYLDESADILTATRRIIWGRTMNAGQTCISPDYLLCSKEVEEKFLAAARTVLEEFYGDGDVKLSPYLSKIVLDRHYNRLMNFIKGSNVAIGGSGDPRTRIIAPTVLIDVKPDDPVMLEEIFGPILPIVTVNSPLEAINFINERDKPLALYVFTNRKDVKELFLNNTSSGAVTVNDVIMHIWADNLPFGGVGASGMGAYHGKFGFDTFTHKKGVLERGLGKIAELTQFARYPPYTKSKGQFLAIATKKRRGISVSWIKTALVFGLGVAFSYGLQYICRDADD, from the exons ATGACCCGAGTGGAAAGTGAACTTATCTTGCCTGCGAAGCAGCCACTCAACGGGTTCTACAACCCGGTGGTGGTCGACATCGACGAAGACACCAAACAGAACGAGAAGCCCCTCCAGGAGGTGCTCAACACGGCCAGGACGGCCTTCAGCTGCGGCAAATCCAAGCCGATCAATTTCCGGAAAAAGCAGCTCAAGGCGCTTGAAAAGTTCCTCATCGAGTGTGAAGACGAAATTTGCGAAGCCGTCCACAAAGACCTGGGGAAGCACCGCCAGGAGGCCTCCATGGGGGAGATCGATTTGGTCAAGCGCGACCTCAGACACACCCTCTTCGAGCTGTCGGATTGGGCAAAACCCGTGGCTCCAGACCGGAGCATCCTGAACCTCCTCGACGGAGTCTACATCTACCACGATCCCTACGGCGTGGTCCTCATTATGAGCGCGTGGAACTACCCCTTCATGCTCCTCCTGGGGCCCTTGATAG GTGCTATCGCCGGCGGAAACTGCGTTATCCTCAAACCGTCGGAACTGGCCGTCGAATCGGCGAAACTCATCGCCAAATTCCTGCCCCGGTACCTGGACAAGGACTGCTACCAGGTGGTGCTGGGCGGGATTGAGGACACCACAGAGCTGCTCAAACACAAGTTCGACTATATCTTCTTCACCGGGTCGTCAAGCGTCGGGAAAATCATCCACCAAGCGGCCGCCAGACACCTGACCCCCACCACGCTGGAACTGGGGGGCAAAAGCCCCATTTACTTGGACGAATCCGCGGATATTTTGACTGCGACTCGCCGGATCATTTGGGGGAGGACCATGAACGCGGGCCAAACGTGCATCTCCCCCGATTACCTCCTCTGCTCGAAGGAGGTCGAGGAGAAGTTCCTGGCAGCTGCGCGTACAGTTCTTGAGGAGTTTTACGGTGATGGGGACGTCAAACTCAGCCCTTATTTAAGCAAAATCGTCCTGGACCGCCACTACAACCGCCTCATGAACTTCATCAAGGGCTCGAACGTGGCAATTGGGGGAAGTGGCGACCCCAGGACCAGGATCATCGCCCCCACGGTCCTCATCGACGTCAAGCCCGACGACCCGGTGATGTTGGAGGAAATTTTCGGGCCGATTCTCCCCATTGTCACCGTGAATTCGCCCTTGGAGGCCATCAATTTCATCAACGAGCGCGACAAGCCCTTGGCCCTTTACGTTTTCACCAATCGCAAGGACGTGAAGGAGTTGTTCTTGAATAACACCTCAAGTGGGGCGGTGACTGTCAACGACGTGATCATGCACATTTGGGCCGATAATTTGCCCTTCGGAGGGGTGGGCGCGAGCGGGATGGGGGCCTACCATGGCAAGTTCGGGTTCGACACTTTCACGCATAAAAAGGGCGTTTTGGAGCGGGGGTTGGGGAAAATAGCAGAGTTGACGCAGTTTGCGAGGTATCCGCCGTACACCAAGTCAAAGGGCCAGTTCCTGGCAATTGCCACGAAGAAGCGGCGCGGGATCAGCGTCAGTTGGATCAAGACGGCGTTGGTTTTTGGGTTAGGGGTGGCGTTTTCGTACGGCTTGCAATACATTTGTCGGGACGCCGATGATTAA
- the LOC661279 gene encoding aldehyde dehydrogenase family 3 member B1, producing the protein MVQARTADLVLTARDAFNKGFTKNMRYRVKNLKNFIKFLEENETAIVEAMSDDLRKHREEARLEVFVAINHLKYLIDNVRTWSEPDLAAKRWTDLLDGLYIYHDPLGVVLVMGAWNVPLLTLVPVTGAMAAGNCVVIKPSHTCPSFGKTLARLLPKYIDPICYPVFLGGVEETNELLEQRFDYIYYTGGATVGKIVHRAANKYLTPITLELGGKNPVFVDASADLELTATRVMWGKCFNSGQACIAPDYVLCTKQVEKEFIQHARSALTKFFNNDPRCCPIVNDFHFRRLQKLLRGLNVVIGGRVDPLDNYIEPTVVTGVTPADPIMQEEIFGPILPIITVSDFKDAVNFINKGEKPLALYVFTKNAVVRDYIIDNTSSGGVTVNDTLMHLIVESLPFGGVGLSGMGCYKGKDSFDTFVHKKSVLVKNFSRIIEKVNEMRYPPYSSRKTDILAFLLKYRRGLSWIWVFYFSVFLIGFLVGFLFFNYFALVHYMK; encoded by the exons ATGGTGCAGGCCCGAACGGCCGACCTGGTGCTAACAGCGCGCGATGCCTTCAACAAAGGCTTCACCAAGAACATGCGCTACCGCGTCAAAAACCTCAAGAACTTCATCAAGTTCCTGGAGGAGAACGAGACCGCGATCGTGGAGGCAATGTCCGACGACCTCCGCAAGCACCGGGAGGAGGCCCGCCTTGAGGTCTTCGTGGCCATAAACCACCTCAAGTACCTCATCGACAACGTGCGCACGTGGTCGGAGCCCGACCTGGCGGCCAAGCGCTGGACCGACCTCCTGGACGGCCTGTACATCTACCACGACCCCTTGGGGGTGGTCCTGGTCATGGGGGCGTGGAACGTCCCGCTGTTGACCCTCGTTCCGGTCACAG GCGCCATGGCCGCCGGCAACTGCGTGGTGATCAAGCCGTCGCACACTTGCCCCAGCTTTGGCAAAACGCTGGCCCGGCTTTTGCCCAAATACATCGACCCCATTTGCTACCCCGTCTTCCTGGGCGGGGTCGAGGAGACGAACGAGTTGCTGGAGCAGCGATTTGACTATATTTACTACACAGGGGGTGCGACCGTGGGCAAAATCGTGCACAGGGCGGCCAATAAATACTTGACCCCCATAACTTTGGAACTAGGGGGGAAGAACCCGGTTTTTGTCGATGCGAGTGCCGATTTGGAACTGACAGCGACTCGGGTCATGTGGGGCAAGTGTTTCAACTCGGGCCAGGCGTGCATCGCCCCTGATTACGTCCTGTGTACGAAACAGGTCGAGAAGGAATTTATCCAACACGCCCGAAGTGCtttgaccaaatttttcaacaatgaCCCTAGGTGTTGCCCCATCGTCAATGATTTTCACTTCAGAAGGCTTCAGAAATTGCTCAGGGGGCTCAATGTGGTGATCGGGGGGCGCGTGGACCCCCTGGACAATTACATAGAGCCGACGGTTGTCACAGGGGTAACTCCAGCCGACCCCATCATGCAAGAGGAAATTTTCGGACCAATCTTGCCAATTATCACAGTTAGTGATTTTAAGGACGCTGTGAATTTTATCAACAAGGGCGAAAAACCCCTAGCTTTGTatgtttttacgaaaaatgcCGTGGTTAGGGATTATATCATCGATAATACTTCTTCGGGTGGTGTTACAGTCAATGACACGCTCATGCATTTGATTGTTGAGAGTTTGCCGTTTGGAGGAGTGGGTTTGAGTGGAATGGGGTGTTATAAAGGAAAGGATAGTTTCGATACGTTTGTTCATAAGAAAAGTGTgttggtgaaaaattttagcaGGATTATCGAGAAGGTGAATGAAATGAGGTATCCGCCGTATTCCAGTCGGAAAACTGATATTTTGGCGTTTTTGCTGAAGTACAGGAGAGGGCTGTCCTGGATCTGGGTGTTTTATTTCTCGGTTTTTTTGATCGGGTTTCTTGTaggttttctattttttaattattttgccctAGTTCACTATATGAAATAA